Genomic DNA from Salvelinus namaycush isolate Seneca unplaced genomic scaffold, SaNama_1.0 Scaffold265, whole genome shotgun sequence:
gggttctacattgtgacatcattaaaatactccttctacaatgttaaaacattctacattgtgacattattaaaatactccttctacaatgttaaaacattctacattgtgacatcattaaaatactcctactacaatgttaaaacattctacattgtgacattattaaaatactcgctatattttgaagtgttgcattttgattcaagtgggtcaccaacgtggtaagtgtaacacagcactttttgtgttagtcactttttgttaaatcacataaatagtactctttcatttcagagcctggattttccccctgaggctaatatccatatcatgttgaaatcaatagaacaggggacaaacatttagggttctacattgtgacatcattaaaatactccttctacaatgttaaaacattctacattgtgtcATCAttaaatactccttctacaatgttaaaacattctacattgtgacatcattaaaatactccttctacaatgttaaaacattctacattgtgacatcattaaaatactccttctacaatgttaaaacattctacattgtgacattattaaaatactccttctacaatgttaaaacattctacattgtgacattaaaatactcctactacaatattaaaacattctacattgtgacattaattcattgatatcatgaaacaactccttcatgtattttcagatgattagtcagagatcttttatcagattatctctggtcacagctatacgatttatctcctgtgtgtgttctcttgtgcactgtcagatagctagattgaacaaaactctttccacattgatcacatctataaggtttctctcctgtgtgtgctctctggtgtaatgtcagatggccagatctagtaaaactcttcccacattgatcacagctatacggtttctctcctgtgtgtgttctctggtgcactgtcagatagctagattgaacaaaactctttccacattgatcacatctataagatttctctcctgtgtgtgttctctggtgtaatgtcagatggccagatctagtaaaactcttcccacattgatcacagatatacggtttctctcctgtgtgtgttctctggtgcactgtcagagagctagattgactaaaactcttcctacattgatcacagctataaggtttctctcctgtgtgtgttctctggtgtaaagtcagatagccagaagtagtaaaactcttcccacattcatcacagctatacggtttctctcctgtgtgtgttctctggtgcactgtcagagagctagattgactaaaactcttcccacattgatcacagctataaggtttctctcctgtgtgtgttctctggtgtaaagtcagagagccagatgtagtaaaactcttcccacattgatcacagctataagatttctctcctgtgtgtgttctctggtgtagagtcagatttctagatgtaacaaaactcttcccacattgaccatagctataaggtttctctcctgtgtgtgttctctggtgtatagtcagatttctagatgtaacaaaactcttcccacattgaccacagctataaggtttctctcctgtgtggaacctttgatgaattttaatgcctgaggaggtgaatctcttcccatcatcagagcagcagtgagttctcttccctgtggatctctgcaggtgtttcttgaggtgttctgatctggagagactcttctctgcctctacagcatcatgaggttgttgaggctccccagaggatccacgatagtcccatctctctcctgtgtgaacaacaaagtcagacagatggttaaaggcccacaacagtggaaatccactgtaaaaggtgatgccaacagcgtagccatgatgttgtacaacaattgatacctgtaatgaatgttaaaataatttgacaattgtcttaaaatgagcaagaagtcatattttgtcttgttttcacattagtacacatcgatgattgtagactagaaataagttattcatgtagttgaaactctaagcagtgtgccagacgactgttggtctccaatacaggcccctttctgtgtttgctaaaattgcagcacgagggcgatgcacacacaatttggttgcagaaacatgtagtatatctggtaatgaggaaaccactagttatggatgtagtatatctgctaatgaggaaaccactagttatggatgcagtatatctggtaatgaggaaaccactagttatggatgtagtatatctggtaatgaggaaaccactagttatggatgtagtatatctgcctggagcaaaaatggtgagcaaagattttagtttttcacaatgttttctgaatgtgaataggggaaaactcaggggagtaacctccatttccaggttgcttatgagtgcatttcacactactttggattataattgtatggctcgtttgaatgtcctgcttaatataatgtttgtgtcatcatcgcaaatcaaccgctttgtatttaaaaaacacttcaaccagtaaactgctctttgtcttttccatcaacctgacaatgagggtttgtacactgtttgccaaattggcccataacttcacctaacaacaaatatacctgtgtaatgaacgaagaagcactttggttgttcttgcatgacatacatagtgtactctaggacccataacaacaacatagacctactgtaggacccataacttcacctaacaacaacatagacctactgtagaacccataacttcacctaacaacaacatagacctactgtagaacccataacttcacctaacaataacatagacctactgtaggacccataacttcacctaacaacaaataaaggaaaatagctctgtgtgttgtacaatagcctatccatcaaggaacagttctctacacattatgagctaagtatctctgtgtccaaacagactaacgagactctacagtaaatcaagcagacaataacattataaacatcaatttgttagtgatgttggatccaacgtggagcacggcataactgtctttaccagagtaatgaatgaagaagcactttggttgttgttgcaatataattaattaattaataatattcatttaaaatccaggaattgtATAACTTTAACtttctaggtcatgccagtaggttacagtaggttgtaactctctaagtcatgtcagtaggttacagtaagttttatctctctaggtcatgccagtaggctacagtaggttgtaactctctaggtcatgccagtagactacagtagattgtaactcttttggtcatgccagtaggctaaagtaggttgtaacgctctaggtcatgccagtaggttacagtaagttttatctctctaggtcatgccagtaggttacagtagattgtatctctctaggtcatgccagtaggttacagtaggttgtatctctctaggtcatgccagtaggttacagtaggttgtatctctctaggtcatgccagtaggttacagtagattgtatctctctaggtcatgccagtaggttacagtaggttgtaacgctctaggtcatgccagtaggttacagtaagttttatctctctaggtcatgccagtaggttacagtagattgtatctctctaggtcatgccagtaggttacagtaggttgtaactctctaggtcatgccagtaggttacagtaggttgtatctctctaggtcatgccagtaggttactgtaggttgtatctctctaggtcatgccagtaggttacagtaagttgtatctctcttggtcatgccagtaggttacagtagattgtatctctctaggtcatgccagtaggttacagtagattgtatctctctaggtcatgccagtaggttacagtagattgtatctctctaggtcatgccagtaggttacagtaggttgtatctctctaggtcatgccagtaggttacagtaggctacagtaggttgtatctctctaggtcatgccagtaggttacagtaggttgtatctctctaggtcatgccagtaggttacagtaggttgtaactctctaggtcatgtcagtaggctacagtaggttgtatctctctaggtcatgccagtaggttacagtaggttgtaactctagatcatgccagtaggttacagtaggttgtatctctctaggtcatgccagtaggttacagtaggttttatctctctaggtcatgccagtaggctacagtaggttgtatctctctaggtcatgccagtaggttacagtaggttgtaactctctaggtcatgccagtaggttacagtagtttgtaactctctaggtcataccagtaggttacagtaggttgtatctctctaggtcatgccagtaggctacagtaggttgtaactctctaggtcatgccagtaggctacagtaggttttatctctctaggtcatgccagtaggctacagtatgttgtatctctctaggtcatgccagtaggttacagtaggttgtaactctctagttcatgccagtaggctacagtaggttgtaactctctgggtcatgccagtaggctacagtaggttgtaactctctaggtcatgccagtaggttacagtagattgtatctctctaggtcatgccagtaggttacagtaggttgtaactctctaggtcatgccagtaggttacagtaggttgtaactctctaggtcatgccagtaggttacagtaggttgtatctctctaggtcatgccaataggctacagtaggttgtatctctctaggtcatgccagtaggttacagtaggttgtaactctctaggtcatgcctgtaggttacagtaggttgtatctctctaggtcatgccagtaggttacagtaggttgtatctctctaggtcatgccagtaggttacagtaggttttatctctctaggtcatgccagtaggttacagtaggttgtaactctctaggtcatgtcagtaggctacagtaggttgtatctctctaggtcatgccagtaggttacagtaggttgtaactctagatcatgccagtaggttacagtaggttgtatctctctaggtcatgccagtaggctacagtaggttgtaactctctaggtcatgccagtaggctacagtaggttttatctctctaggtcatgccagtaggctacagtatgttgtatctctctaggtcatgccagtaggttacagtaggttgtaactctctagttcatgccagtaggctacagtaggttgtaactctctgggtcatgccagtaggctacagtaggttgtaactctctaggtcatgccagtaggttacagtaggttgtaactctctaggtcatgccagtaggctacagtaggttgtaactctctaggtcatgccagtagattacagtaggttgtaactctctaggtcatgccagtaggctacagtaggttgtaactctctaggtcatgccagtaggctacagtaggttgtatctctctaggtcatgccagtaggttacagtaggttgtatctctctaggtcatgccagtaggttacagtctcgtaatgcttaagttgttatgtggacacgtgacatacggACAACTttaataaaaacactataggagttgtctccagatcgctatgcatattcatgctagtagcttagcatctctctccattgaatacaggcggtgcatattcatgctagtagcttagcatctctctccactgaatacaggcggttgaagACAACAACCCTAGaacataaacaatagattacaataataagatgaatccaccaatccaatgaaaggataggcgggagctagacaacccgcattGCCGCTTTGTGGGCAACAACTcgccttgttagggcggagagacatcttgtcagtatatccataatatttgttgtagccaacccaactctcacatggcactattggggggcacggtgtgtagtaaaacatcactacatgaaaatcactacatgccgtgccccccagtctgaggtcagcagatagacccttctgaaatatatatgttaagtcactttttggaaacggaacggagaaaccaaggggtagcttgttctATAGtagtctgattctagacatatcagtcatcatcctgggccctccgttgaagaggtattgacgagccaactctgaatatccaaagttaaaaacacatttaaggcggtacttactggtgttaatcagatctcctatctccacctcttcatctttcaatgtgacagtaatctccccttccttcttcactccaaaaactgcatcctcctctttctcttcctcctcttctttcactgtaacatcctcctcctctttcactctgaacgcgtcttcctcttctttcactgaaatgtctttctcttcttctttcactgtaacagcctcaccctctacttcttgttttactgtaacagcctcctcttccttctcctctttcacgacaatgttctgccccagaccctctttctccgtccagcagacctcttctttaacaagaggggagtagcttactgacctcatggtcggggatgttagctagctagctatcattagcgactaggctagtgctaatttaaccagccagctactgtagctgactaatacaaaataacgtaatattaaataggttaacaactagatacgacctaagtgtgtcgaaaacacagtagctaatatacaccgaaagcgtgtaaatagcttgaatctttcggctatgttggctagcaagctaccgaggtggttgacgagctgtttatgaagaaccgtccactagattatacgtcacgctggcagcgtcgcatgaaagacgcacatcgccgtctgctgactggaggggaaacgcagttgaggatcatattttattttcagacaaagattattttaaatgtatgtaattaaataataccattatattgagacatacaaagacaggaatgtgttgattgattattacgaataaaaaatgtttaccacatatttaaagcagtttcattaagttatattacatctaaataattagcaagctactgtaggtctatactgctcctacatggtgtaacattacatcatgtagatgtatataatgaacagactaggtctatactgctcctacatggtgtaacaatacatcatgtagatgtatataatgaacagactaggtctatactgctcctacatggtgtaacaatacatcatgtagatgtatataatgaacagactaggtctatactgctcctacatggtgtaacaatacatcatgtagatgtatataatgaacagactaggtctatactgctcctacatggtgtaacaatacatcatgtagatgtatataatgaacagactaggtctatactgctcctacatggtgtaacaatacatcatgtagatgtatataatgaacagactaggtctatactgctcctacatggtgtaacaatacatcatgtagatgtatataatgaacagactaggtctatactgttcctacatggtgtaacaatacatcatgtagatgtcattatggggtattgtgatgtcattactaggtccatactgctgctacatttttatgttttattatgtgttatttatttccccttttaaccaggtcggccagttgagaacaagttctcatttacaactgcgacctggccaagataaagcaaagcagtgcgacaaaaacaacaacacagagttacacataaacaaacttacagtcaataacacaatagaagtgtgttgatataacggtaataatgtcaaaattcaACTTTTAACAACTaaagaattggttaaaaaaaggttacccgagtggtgcagcagtctaaggtactgtatcacagtgttagaggtgtcactatagacccgagtggtgcagcagtctaaggtactagatcacagtgttagaggtgtcactatagacccgagtggtgcagcagtctaaggtactagatcacagtgttagaggtgtcactatagacccgagtggtgcagcagtctaaggtactgtatcacagtgttagaggcgtcactatagaccagagtggtgcagcagtctaaggtactgtatcacagtgttagaggtgtcactctagacccgagtggtgcagcagtctaaggtactagatcacagtgttagaggtgtcactatagacccgagtggtgcagcagtctaaggtactagatcacagtgttagaggtgtcactatagacccgagtggtgcagcagtctaaggtactagatcacagtgttagaggtgtcactatagacccgagtggtgcagcagtctaaggtactgtatcacagtgttagaggcgtcactatagaccagagtggtgcagcagt
This window encodes:
- the LOC120039344 gene encoding zinc finger protein 180-like; this translates as LTIHQRTHTGEKPYSYGQCGKSFVTSRNLTLHQRTHTGEKSYSCDQCGKSFTTSGSLTLHQRTHTGEKPYSCDQCGKSFSQSSSLTVHQRTHTGEKPYSCDECGKSFTTSGYLTLHQRTHTGEKPYSCDQCRKSFSQSSSLTVHQRTHTGEKPYICDQCGKSFTRSGHLTLHQRTHTGEKSYRCDQCGKSFVQSSYLTVHQRTHTGEKPYSCDQCGKS